A section of the Virgibacillus sp. NKC19-3 genome encodes:
- a CDS encoding ATP-grasp fold amidoligase family protein: MSKIKNTLKKIGVVRYIYYKYNFSDKKFIKKYYKKRVGKEVNLKNPTEFSDKLQWLKLYWHNSSAKICADKYEVRNMVDKKIGSEFLNELYDVYNSVEEINLNKLPNSFILKATHSSGYNFVCKDKNAVDWKAQFKELRKWFKVNYFWNTREWVYKNIKPRIICERFLSEGEGETSLTDYKIYCFNGTPRYCQVIRDRGSEGSEGTIDFFDTEWNHMEFTGLQRLPHSTVTIQEPDRYGEMLELAKKLSQEFPFVRVDLYYVNGKIYFGELTFFPQSGFGTFDPPEWNRKIGDLIRLPDNPRLKV, encoded by the coding sequence ATGTCAAAAATAAAAAACACTTTAAAAAAGATAGGTGTTGTACGCTATATTTATTATAAGTACAACTTTTCAGATAAAAAATTTATAAAAAAATATTATAAGAAACGCGTAGGTAAAGAAGTGAATTTGAAGAACCCAACTGAATTTAGTGATAAATTACAGTGGTTGAAACTTTATTGGCACAATTCCTCGGCAAAGATATGTGCTGATAAATATGAAGTTCGAAATATGGTAGATAAAAAAATAGGTAGTGAATTTTTAAATGAGTTATATGATGTATATAATTCGGTAGAGGAAATTAACCTAAATAAACTACCTAACTCATTTATTTTAAAAGCAACACACAGTTCTGGTTATAATTTTGTTTGTAAGGATAAAAATGCAGTAGATTGGAAAGCACAATTTAAAGAATTAAGAAAGTGGTTTAAGGTTAATTATTTTTGGAATACTCGAGAGTGGGTTTATAAAAATATTAAACCTCGGATTATTTGTGAAAGATTTTTGTCTGAAGGAGAAGGAGAAACATCATTAACAGATTATAAAATATACTGTTTTAATGGGACTCCTAGGTATTGCCAGGTTATTAGAGATAGGGGATCTGAAGGAAGCGAAGGCACAATTGACTTTTTTGATACAGAATGGAACCATATGGAATTCACTGGATTGCAAAGACTCCCTCACTCTACTGTAACTATTCAGGAGCCGGATCGTTACGGGGAAATGTTGGAACTAGCTAAGAAACTGTCGCAAGAATTCCCTTTTGTTCGAGTTGATTTATATTATGTTAATGGAAAAATATATTTTGGAGAGCTTACATTCTTCCCCCAGAGTGGTTTTGGTACATTTGATCCTCCTGAATGGAATAGGAAAATAGGAGACTTGATTAGGCTTCCTGATAATCCTCGCTTAAAGGTTTGA
- a CDS encoding EpsG family protein — protein MSIVQSYFLYYFIVIFTAIIVFLSEGIKKKVNSVRLYKIIFWSAILLPVLVSGFRYGIGTDFLSYERIYFELTTSNIIDNVLNTRYELGWIALNHLVELIFNDVKYLFIVSSLLIWVLNFKAIYDSKNKISMSVAALILLCTLYNPSFNMVRQSLAAAVLMLSVKPTIEKRPVKFLLTILIATSFHYTASIFLPVYLIVNTRIKNLDFIKKIIAVVGFTLSVILAPKLLPFIASFETFSSYNNYHLEFNDFGIGNIILKLPVIIIILVNLKKLKINNSMYKLVIIYFLSLILEYYGYLGENISRIAIYYEMMQVFILSAIVKVQNDKYGKLFYSFLIVLYFIGWFTYNIIILNYHQTIPYIWI, from the coding sequence ATGAGTATAGTCCAGTCATATTTTTTATACTATTTTATAGTTATATTTACTGCAATTATAGTGTTTTTATCCGAAGGTATTAAAAAAAAGGTAAACTCAGTACGTTTATATAAAATTATTTTTTGGAGTGCTATCCTTTTACCAGTATTAGTATCAGGGTTCAGATATGGTATTGGAACTGACTTCTTAAGTTATGAAAGAATATACTTTGAATTAACTACTAGCAATATTATTGATAATGTTTTAAACACTAGATATGAATTAGGTTGGATAGCCTTAAATCATTTAGTGGAGCTAATATTTAATGATGTAAAGTATTTATTCATAGTTTCATCACTATTAATTTGGGTGTTAAATTTTAAAGCAATTTACGATAGTAAAAATAAAATAAGTATGAGTGTTGCTGCTTTAATATTGTTATGCACTCTATATAATCCAAGCTTTAATATGGTAAGGCAGTCTTTAGCGGCGGCTGTTTTAATGTTATCTGTCAAACCAACTATTGAAAAAAGACCTGTTAAATTTTTGTTAACTATCTTAATTGCAACTAGTTTTCACTATACTGCATCAATATTTTTGCCAGTTTACTTGATAGTTAACACTAGAATAAAAAATCTCGATTTTATTAAAAAGATTATCGCTGTCGTTGGTTTTACCTTATCAGTTATTTTGGCACCAAAATTACTACCGTTTATAGCCAGTTTTGAGACTTTCTCTTCCTATAATAATTACCATTTGGAATTTAATGATTTTGGTATTGGGAACATTATATTAAAATTACCTGTTATTATAATTATATTAGTTAACCTGAAGAAACTTAAAATTAATAACTCTATGTATAAACTAGTTATAATTTACTTTTTAAGCTTAATTTTGGAGTATTATGGTTATTTGGGAGAAAATATAAGCAGAATTGCTATTTATTATGAAATGATGCAAGTTTTTATTCTTTCTGCAATCGTAAAAGTTCAAAACGATAAGTATGGAAAGTTATTTTATAGTTTTTTAATTGTATTATATTTTATAGGGTGGTTCACCTATAATATTATTATTCTAAACTATCATCAGACGATTCCTTATATTTGGATTTAA
- a CDS encoding CDP-glycerol glycerophosphotransferase family protein: MKIVKKIGAKANMFLRSSKVINSIYYYIGTLILNILKLFVRTQENLILFVSFGGKYYNDSPKAIYEAMIKDQRFKNCEFVWAFKNPKNIDIPGNAKLIKNGTLEYFLISLKARVWISNAPIERRLNYKDKNTYFLCTWHGTPIKKLGEEISNLYERTQYDAISVQGEFDVKIFERAFNMQEGNLVRSGLPRNDILSSADRTKQVEIKGKFNIPHEKKVILYCPTYRDWQDNFMSKIVDFKKWKDFLGDNYVVLYRAHSKVVKSDNIIANSDFVYDMSNYHDLNDLMIASDILVSDYSSTFFDYSILDKPMYCYAYDYDEYASKRGIYFDIRKELPGGSISEDELLDLIRNKPYEEVMQTVRAFRGKFVEYYGNGSIKLLDEIHKKIH, from the coding sequence GTGAAAATTGTGAAAAAAATAGGGGCAAAAGCTAATATGTTTTTAAGGTCTTCCAAAGTCATTAATAGTATATATTATTATATAGGTACTTTGATTCTTAATATATTGAAATTATTCGTTAGAACTCAAGAGAATTTAATACTATTCGTAAGCTTTGGTGGCAAGTATTACAACGACAGTCCAAAGGCCATTTACGAAGCTATGATTAAAGATCAAAGATTTAAAAACTGTGAATTTGTCTGGGCGTTTAAAAATCCAAAAAACATTGATATTCCTGGCAATGCAAAACTTATAAAGAATGGTACTTTAGAATACTTTCTAATCTCTTTAAAAGCTCGGGTTTGGATATCAAATGCACCAATTGAGCGTAGACTTAATTATAAAGATAAGAATACATATTTTTTGTGTACATGGCATGGGACACCAATAAAAAAACTTGGTGAAGAGATTTCTAATTTGTATGAAAGGACCCAGTATGACGCCATCTCTGTTCAAGGTGAGTTTGATGTTAAGATATTTGAGCGAGCTTTTAATATGCAGGAGGGGAACCTTGTACGCAGTGGATTACCAAGAAATGATATATTATCTAGCGCTGATCGGACTAAACAAGTAGAAATTAAGGGAAAATTTAATATTCCACATGAAAAAAAAGTGATATTATATTGCCCTACTTATAGAGATTGGCAGGATAATTTCATGAGTAAAATAGTAGACTTTAAAAAGTGGAAAGATTTTTTAGGGGACAATTATGTAGTTCTATATAGGGCTCATTCAAAGGTGGTAAAATCGGATAATATAATTGCAAACTCAGATTTTGTTTACGATATGTCAAATTATCACGATCTGAATGATTTAATGATTGCCTCAGATATACTGGTATCTGACTATTCAAGTACATTTTTTGACTATTCTATTTTAGATAAGCCTATGTACTGTTACGCTTATGATTACGATGAATATGCCTCAAAGCGTGGTATTTACTTTGATATACGAAAAGAACTTCCAGGTGGTTCAATTTCAGAAGATGAATTGTTAGATTTGATACGAAATAAGCCTTATGAAGAAGTTATGCAAACAGTTAGAGCGTTCAGAGGCAAGTTCGTTGAATACTATGGAAATGGCTCAATTAAATTGCTGGATGAAATTCATAAAAAAATACATTGA
- a CDS encoding glycosyltransferase: MQNNLSLLVQKMHETGVARVVSNLSIHLSDEIYNKNIIAYDASKIGYSFKGEILDLRTKGNSGIFRKLFNFAKRIYLIKKIKKNKQIDVTVSFQLSAGLLNILTKKNDRVILSIRNFILKDSSRFQRFLYKNIIKYAYNKADMIVPVSDAIKKDLIDNFGISEGKLKVINNFYDISHITKLANKTIDNEYKEIFNHPVIITAGRLTEQKGQWHLLWAFKKVKNVIPDIKLVILGEGHLEKYLENLSKELGVYEDVHFLGFQSNPFKYISVSDIYVFPSLYEGFPNALCEAMVCGVPVISSDCESGPREILCPELRIDQPEIKGINYADYGILVPTCDGEMYRASDKLSYEESILADSIINLFKDDDLLVQYRRLSKQRLEDFDKDNIIKEWDTVINSSY, from the coding sequence ATGCAGAATAATTTGTCATTACTAGTTCAAAAAATGCATGAAACAGGTGTGGCAAGAGTGGTTTCTAATTTGTCAATACACTTGTCGGATGAAATATATAATAAGAATATAATAGCTTATGATGCTAGTAAAATCGGTTATTCTTTTAAAGGGGAGATATTGGATCTACGTACAAAAGGCAACAGTGGTATATTTAGAAAGTTATTTAACTTTGCAAAGCGTATTTATTTAATTAAAAAAATTAAAAAAAACAAGCAGATAGATGTAACAGTAAGTTTTCAATTAAGTGCAGGTCTATTAAATATACTTACAAAAAAGAATGATAGAGTTATTTTATCTATTAGGAATTTTATTTTGAAAGATTCATCTAGATTTCAACGTTTCCTTTATAAAAATATAATTAAGTATGCTTATAACAAAGCGGATATGATTGTTCCTGTATCAGATGCAATAAAAAAAGATTTAATTGATAACTTTGGAATATCTGAAGGGAAATTAAAAGTCATTAATAATTTTTACGACATTAGTCATATTACTAAACTCGCAAATAAAACTATTGATAATGAATACAAGGAAATATTTAACCATCCAGTCATTATTACTGCCGGTAGACTAACAGAGCAAAAAGGTCAATGGCATCTGTTGTGGGCATTTAAAAAAGTTAAAAATGTGATTCCTGATATTAAATTAGTCATATTAGGAGAGGGTCACTTAGAAAAGTATTTAGAAAATTTATCAAAGGAATTAGGTGTTTATGAAGACGTACATTTTTTAGGATTTCAAAGTAATCCTTTTAAATATATTTCAGTTTCCGATATTTATGTATTTCCTTCATTATATGAGGGATTTCCTAATGCACTATGCGAAGCAATGGTTTGTGGCGTCCCGGTGATTTCGTCTGATTGTGAGTCTGGTCCAAGAGAAATTTTGTGCCCTGAACTAAGAATTGATCAACCTGAAATAAAAGGAATAAATTATGCTGACTATGGTATATTAGTACCGACTTGCGACGGAGAAATGTATAGAGCTAGCGACAAACTGTCTTATGAAGAGTCAATCTTAGCTGATTCGATAATTAATTTGTTTAAAGATGACGATTTATTGGTGCAATATAGAAGACTGTCAAAACAGAGACTAGAAGACTTTGATAAAGATAATATTATTAAAGAATGGGATACTGTGATTAATAGCAGTTACTGA